The following are from one region of the Magallana gigas chromosome 6, xbMagGiga1.1, whole genome shotgun sequence genome:
- the LOC136276543 gene encoding sushi, nidogen and EGF-like domain-containing protein 1 isoform X2 gives MSFNYINQLPTMHFQFFFGVALSFILLSYTVTGFPLSQFYPFGSAVGDSFLPSNDDISTPSIDVSVPFPFFGSSYSSIYVNNNGYVTFDPTLTDYTAQAFPINGSHKMIAPFWTDIDTDRGGSVWYRTTTDSSILQKGTSTVRTVFPSLYNFSATWMMVATWDEVAAYGCSDNGTIKCQQRNTFQLVLITNGVQSSAVFMYNVINWTYKTQVGFNAGDGIHYYSVPGSMTDSMLNLPQASNIGVPGQFVLMVDGKEIDDIDDCILNPCQNNGTCTDLVNDYQCYCVAGFNGTNCEKKYCHK, from the exons ATGAGTTTCAATTACATAAACCAGCTACCAACCATGCATTTCCAGTTCTTTTTCGGAGTAGCATTATCTTTCATATTGCTATCTTACACAGTAACTGGTTTTCCGCTCAGTCAATTTTATCCTTTTGGCTCGGCTGTAGGAGACAGCTTTTTACCCTCCAATGATGATATATCTACTCCTAGTATTGATGTATCGGTACCTTTTCCGTTCTTTGGGTCATCATACAGTTCCATCTAT GTCAATAACAACGGTTACGTTACATTTGATCCCACGTTGACGGATTATACCGCACAAGCCTTTCCTATAAATGGATCACATAAAATGATAGCCCCATTTTGGACGGACATAGATACTGATCGGGGAGGGTCTGTGTGGTATCGAACAACAACAGATTCATCCATTTTACAAAAGGGAACAAGCACTGTCCGTACTGTGTTTCCTAGCTTATATAACTTTTCTGCAACTTGGATGATGGTCGCCACTTGGGATGAAGTGGCTGCATATGGCTGTTCTGATAACGGTACAATCAAATGTCAGCAG AGGAACACATTCCAGCTCGTTTTAATCACAAACGGAGTACAATCATCTGCTGTATTCATGTATAATGTAATTAATTGGACGTACAAAACTCAG gtTGGTTTCAATGCTGGTGATGGAATACATTACTATTCCGTTCCTGGATCTATGACCGATAGTATGTTAAATCTCCCTCAAGCGTCGAACATCGGTGTTCCGGGTCAGTTTGTCTTAATGGTGGATGGAAAAGAGATTGATG atattgatgactgcATACTGAATCCTTGCCAAAACAACGGTACGTGTACAGACCTTGTCAATGATTACCAATGTTATTGCGTGGCTGggttcaatggaacaaattgtgaaaaaa AGTATTGCCACAAGTAA
- the LOC136276543 gene encoding sushi, nidogen and EGF-like domain-containing protein 1 isoform X1, producing the protein MSFNYINQLPTMHFQFFFGVALSFILLSYTVTGFPLSQFYPFGSAVGDSFLPSNDDISTPSIDVSVPFPFFGSSYSSIYVNNNGYVTFDPTLTDYTAQAFPINGSHKMIAPFWTDIDTDRGGSVWYRTTTDSSILQKGTSTVRTVFPSLYNFSATWMMVATWDEVAAYGCSDNGTIKCQQRNTFQLVLITNGVQSSAVFMYNVINWTYKTQVGFNAGDGIHYYSVPGSMTDSMLNLPQASNIGVPGQFVLMVDGKEIDDIDDCILNPCQNNGTCTDLVNDYQCYCVAGFNGTNCEKSKIYVSISSFKQ; encoded by the exons ATGAGTTTCAATTACATAAACCAGCTACCAACCATGCATTTCCAGTTCTTTTTCGGAGTAGCATTATCTTTCATATTGCTATCTTACACAGTAACTGGTTTTCCGCTCAGTCAATTTTATCCTTTTGGCTCGGCTGTAGGAGACAGCTTTTTACCCTCCAATGATGATATATCTACTCCTAGTATTGATGTATCGGTACCTTTTCCGTTCTTTGGGTCATCATACAGTTCCATCTAT GTCAATAACAACGGTTACGTTACATTTGATCCCACGTTGACGGATTATACCGCACAAGCCTTTCCTATAAATGGATCACATAAAATGATAGCCCCATTTTGGACGGACATAGATACTGATCGGGGAGGGTCTGTGTGGTATCGAACAACAACAGATTCATCCATTTTACAAAAGGGAACAAGCACTGTCCGTACTGTGTTTCCTAGCTTATATAACTTTTCTGCAACTTGGATGATGGTCGCCACTTGGGATGAAGTGGCTGCATATGGCTGTTCTGATAACGGTACAATCAAATGTCAGCAG AGGAACACATTCCAGCTCGTTTTAATCACAAACGGAGTACAATCATCTGCTGTATTCATGTATAATGTAATTAATTGGACGTACAAAACTCAG gtTGGTTTCAATGCTGGTGATGGAATACATTACTATTCCGTTCCTGGATCTATGACCGATAGTATGTTAAATCTCCCTCAAGCGTCGAACATCGGTGTTCCGGGTCAGTTTGTCTTAATGGTGGATGGAAAAGAGATTGATG atattgatgactgcATACTGAATCCTTGCCAAAACAACGGTACGTGTACAGACCTTGTCAATGATTACCAATGTTATTGCGTGGCTGggttcaatggaacaaattgtgaaaaaagtAAGATATATGTAAGCATCTCTTCGTTCAAACAGTAA